The bacterium genome includes a window with the following:
- a CDS encoding V-type ATP synthase subunit A has translation MEEGRIVRVAGSVVAASGLPRAGINHRVEVGHSRLTGEVIAISKDTVTIQVYEGTEGLRIGEPVYCSGSPFNVCLGPGLLGMIFDGIQRPLKTLSEIEGNFIGRGARIGFEKDSRKWELEFLVTPGQKVAPGEVIATTPETPAIVHKITCPPGLSGVVKELYRGPFGLRDAVCRLVSGEEIHLSSRWPCRVPRPYERKLSPSEPHVTGQRIFDCFFPLAKGGVAVVPGGFGTGKTVLQHALSKNLDVDVVVYVGCGERGNEMSEIISDFTRLEDPATGRPLLERTIMVANTSNMPVAAREASLYTGITMAEYYRDMGYRVVLLADSISRWAEALREMSSRLEEMPGEEGYPSYLSSRLSQFYERAGRVACLGGGSTGSLTVVSAVSPPGGDLSEPVTQVSLRMAGCFWALDPDLASQRHYPAVNWLESFSLYRESLYPVWEKADGGDWRQNVQELGKILERENSVRDIAQLVGYNSLQDGEKLLMNVGKAIREGFLRQDYNHPVDTRCSPAKTGRMMERFLGAYREALSHLSSGEKDFEDPVELLPMEELRRLRFEPESGGKK, from the coding sequence TTGGAAGAGGGAAGAATCGTCAGGGTGGCCGGTTCGGTCGTAGCTGCGTCGGGCCTTCCCCGCGCGGGGATAAACCACAGGGTCGAGGTGGGACATAGCCGCCTCACCGGCGAAGTCATAGCCATCTCGAAAGATACCGTGACCATACAGGTCTACGAGGGCACGGAGGGGCTCCGCATCGGGGAGCCGGTTTACTGTTCCGGCAGCCCCTTCAACGTCTGCCTCGGGCCGGGACTTCTGGGGATGATCTTCGACGGCATACAGCGCCCCCTCAAGACCCTCTCGGAGATTGAGGGCAATTTCATCGGCCGGGGGGCGCGCATCGGCTTCGAGAAGGATTCCAGAAAGTGGGAGTTAGAATTTCTGGTCACGCCGGGGCAAAAAGTGGCTCCGGGAGAGGTAATCGCCACCACGCCGGAGACTCCGGCGATAGTCCACAAAATCACCTGCCCGCCGGGGCTTTCCGGAGTGGTGAAGGAACTTTACAGAGGGCCCTTCGGCCTCAGGGATGCCGTCTGCAGGCTCGTCTCGGGCGAAGAGATTCACCTCTCCTCCCGCTGGCCCTGCCGGGTTCCGAGGCCCTACGAGCGAAAGCTCAGCCCGTCCGAGCCGCACGTGACCGGGCAGCGCATCTTCGACTGCTTTTTCCCTCTGGCGAAGGGCGGGGTGGCGGTAGTGCCGGGAGGGTTCGGGACCGGCAAGACGGTGCTCCAGCACGCTCTCTCCAAAAACCTCGACGTTGACGTGGTCGTGTACGTCGGCTGCGGCGAACGCGGCAACGAGATGAGCGAGATCATCAGCGATTTCACCAGACTCGAAGACCCCGCCACCGGAAGGCCCCTTCTCGAACGCACCATAATGGTCGCCAACACCTCCAACATGCCGGTGGCTGCGCGCGAGGCTTCCCTCTACACCGGGATAACGATGGCTGAGTACTACCGCGACATGGGCTACAGGGTGGTTCTTCTCGCCGATTCCATCTCCCGCTGGGCGGAGGCGCTGCGCGAGATGTCTTCCCGCCTGGAGGAGATGCCCGGCGAGGAGGGCTATCCCTCCTACCTCTCCTCGCGCCTCAGCCAGTTTTACGAGCGCGCCGGAAGGGTCGCCTGCCTCGGCGGCGGTTCCACCGGCTCCCTCACCGTCGTTTCGGCGGTTAGTCCCCCCGGCGGGGACCTCTCGGAGCCCGTCACCCAGGTTTCCCTGCGCATGGCGGGCTGTTTCTGGGCGCTTGACCCCGATCTGGCGTCGCAGCGCCACTATCCCGCCGTCAACTGGCTGGAGAGCTTCAGCCTCTACCGCGAGAGCCTCTACCCGGTGTGGGAGAAAGCGGACGGCGGCGACTGGCGGCAAAACGTTCAGGAGCTGGGGAAAATCCTTGAGAGGGAGAACTCCGTCCGCGACATCGCCCAGCTCGTCGGCTACAACTCCCTCCAGGACGGCGAAAAGCTGCTCATGAACGTTGGGAAGGCGATCCGCGAGGGGTTTTTGCGCCAGGACTACAACCATCCAGTCGATACCAGGTGCTCTCCCGCCAAGACCGGCCGGATGATGGAGCGGTTTCTCGGAGCTTACAGGGAAGCGCTCTCGCACCTCTCCTCCGGGGAAAAGGATTTCGAGGACCCGGTCGAGCTGCTGCCGATGGAGGAACTTAGGCGCCTCCGGTTCGAGCCGGAAAGCGGGGGAAAAAAATGA
- a CDS encoding V-type ATP synthase subunit B, whose protein sequence is MSREKLVDSVWYNVSGVKGPLLFARRQSDVVYNAIVEITTVAGETLYGQVLDLSEETVVMQVLGSTHGVSVTGTALRYSGEVQKLPVSKFMLGRILDGKGKPLDGLPLYPASIEREITGAAINPVCREVPDEYVETGVTAIDLMNTLVKGQKLPIFSCAGLPSNELAALIVGNASNLDDSERELYVVFAGMGITHREYEFFLDKFTREGALDRTVVFLNRADEPVIERLLAPRCALTAAEYLAFDLGLDVLVILTDMTHYCEALREVSSAREEIAGRRGYPGYMYTDLAGLYERVGRICGKGGSVTQIPILTMPDDDITHPIADLTGYITEGQIVLDRSLFRREVRPPINPLPSLSRLMDKVAGKSTYPEHKAVSDQLYSLYARAAEVRRMAELVGRDNLSPYERSLLGFSVEFEEEVLNQKDQPRTLKEGIELAMGLFAKLNDSLLDRISPEMLAPYRKGKKV, encoded by the coding sequence ATGAGCCGTGAGAAGCTCGTAGATAGCGTCTGGTACAACGTCTCGGGCGTCAAGGGGCCGCTCCTCTTCGCCAGAAGGCAGAGCGACGTGGTCTACAACGCTATCGTCGAGATAACCACGGTGGCGGGGGAGACCCTCTACGGGCAGGTGCTGGATCTCTCCGAAGAGACGGTGGTGATGCAGGTGCTGGGCTCGACCCACGGCGTCTCCGTGACCGGCACGGCGCTTCGCTACAGCGGCGAGGTGCAGAAGCTCCCCGTGTCGAAGTTCATGCTCGGGCGCATCCTAGACGGCAAGGGAAAGCCCCTCGACGGCCTGCCCCTCTACCCCGCGTCGATTGAAAGGGAGATAACCGGCGCGGCGATAAACCCGGTGTGCAGGGAGGTACCGGACGAGTACGTGGAGACGGGCGTGACCGCCATCGATCTGATGAACACCCTCGTAAAGGGGCAGAAGCTGCCGATCTTCTCCTGCGCGGGGCTGCCCTCCAACGAGCTCGCCGCCCTCATCGTCGGCAACGCCTCGAATCTCGACGACTCGGAGAGGGAACTTTACGTCGTCTTCGCCGGGATGGGCATAACCCACCGCGAATACGAGTTTTTCCTCGACAAGTTCACCAGGGAGGGGGCGCTGGACAGGACGGTAGTGTTCCTCAACCGCGCCGACGAGCCCGTCATCGAAAGGCTTCTCGCCCCGCGCTGCGCCCTCACGGCGGCGGAATACCTCGCCTTCGACCTCGGGCTCGACGTACTCGTCATACTCACCGACATGACCCACTACTGCGAGGCGCTCCGGGAGGTCTCCTCCGCGCGCGAGGAGATAGCGGGGAGGCGCGGCTACCCCGGCTACATGTACACCGATCTCGCCGGGCTCTACGAGAGGGTGGGGAGAATCTGCGGCAAGGGGGGCTCCGTGACCCAGATTCCGATACTCACCATGCCCGACGACGACATAACCCACCCCATCGCCGATCTCACCGGCTACATCACCGAAGGGCAGATAGTCCTCGACCGCTCGCTCTTCCGCAGGGAAGTGAGGCCGCCGATAAACCCCCTGCCGTCGCTCTCGCGCCTGATGGACAAGGTTGCGGGCAAATCCACCTATCCCGAGCACAAGGCGGTAAGCGACCAGCTCTACTCCCTCTACGCGCGCGCCGCCGAAGTGCGGCGCATGGCCGAGCTGGTCGGCAGGGACAACCTCTCCCCCTACGAGCGCTCGCTCCTTGGCTTCTCCGTCGAATTCGAGGAAGAGGTGCTGAACCAGAAAGACCAGCCGCGCACCCTCAAAGAGGGGATAGAGCTTGCGATGGGGCTTTTCGCCAAGCTCAACGATTCGCTCCTCGACAGGATATCCCCCGAGATGCTCGCCCCCTACCGGAAAGGCAAGAAGGTCTGA
- a CDS encoding V-type ATP synthase subunit D, with translation MERLPSTRQNLLKVRRRIILAGEGLSLLKKKREALVRTFLSHVTERVRYHDLMEKAGREAAGPLAGALAAEGLSGLATYGWAARRELALDVKKEVIWGVEVATFQPAAIRREFRGRGFDPDGAGVEVSLAAGKFEELLQLIFETAASEIRLRNLGEEIRKTSRRINALEGILIPAMETREKKVSEALEESERDERQRYKGLIKRRGR, from the coding sequence ATGGAGAGGCTCCCCTCGACAAGGCAGAACCTGTTAAAGGTGCGCCGGAGGATAATCCTCGCTGGCGAGGGGCTTTCGCTGCTCAAAAAGAAGAGAGAGGCGCTGGTCAGAACCTTTTTAAGTCACGTCACCGAGCGGGTAAGGTATCACGACCTGATGGAGAAGGCCGGAAGAGAAGCCGCCGGGCCGCTTGCCGGGGCGCTCGCCGCCGAAGGGCTCTCGGGCCTCGCCACCTACGGCTGGGCCGCAAGGCGCGAGCTGGCCCTCGACGTAAAGAAAGAGGTCATCTGGGGAGTGGAGGTAGCCACCTTTCAGCCCGCCGCGATACGAAGAGAGTTTCGCGGGCGCGGCTTCGACCCCGACGGCGCGGGCGTCGAGGTATCCCTGGCGGCCGGGAAGTTTGAAGAGCTATTGCAACTCATCTTTGAAACCGCCGCCAGCGAAATACGCCTAAGAAACCTCGGCGAAGAGATACGCAAGACCTCCCGGCGTATCAACGCCCTCGAAGGCATCCTCATCCCCGCCATGGAAACCCGCGAAAAGAAAGTCAGCGAAGCCCTCGAAGAAAGTGAACGCGACGAACGCCAGCGGTACAAGGGGTTGATAAAGAGGAGGGGGAGGTAG
- a CDS encoding voltage-gated chloride channel protein gives MKTPKHPEQMDMLPYMGKWLLLAFGVAALAGTASAFFLFALEWATETREANLWLPGLLPLAGFAVGWIYFRFGKNVEAGNNLLIDEIHDPKKVIPRRMVPLVLGGTIISHLFGASVGREGTAVQMGGALADQLTRIFRLGREDRRILLMAGISAGFASVFGTPLAGAIFGMEVLAIGRLRYDAIMPCMVAAIAADQAGLLWGVRHTHYVIPHVPDLTLWSFAAMIIAGALFGVTGKVFADSTHRLSRFMKKTIAYAPLRPMLGSIPVIAGVFLLGADRYIGLGIPAIVEAFKHPVAPYDFAGKMVFTVVSLGSGFKGGEVTPLFYIGATLGNALAPLLRMPLPLLAGIGFVAVFAGAANTPIASTLMAMELFGAEVGIFAAIACVVSYLFSGHTGIYHAQRVGQAKHSKAPEESRSDELSPNPRVYR, from the coding sequence ATGAAAACCCCCAAACATCCGGAACAAATGGATATGTTGCCCTACATGGGCAAGTGGCTGTTGCTAGCCTTTGGAGTGGCCGCTCTTGCAGGCACGGCTTCGGCGTTTTTTCTTTTCGCGCTTGAATGGGCGACTGAAACACGCGAGGCCAATCTTTGGCTGCCTGGCCTCCTTCCTCTGGCCGGGTTTGCCGTTGGCTGGATATATTTTCGCTTCGGCAAGAATGTCGAGGCCGGCAACAACCTCCTGATTGATGAAATCCACGATCCAAAGAAGGTGATTCCGCGCCGCATGGTGCCTTTGGTGCTGGGCGGAACCATCATCTCTCATTTGTTCGGCGCATCGGTTGGCCGAGAGGGGACCGCCGTGCAAATGGGCGGCGCTCTTGCCGACCAGCTTACCCGCATATTCAGGCTGGGGCGCGAGGACAGGCGAATCCTGCTTATGGCCGGAATAAGCGCCGGATTTGCCTCTGTTTTCGGAACACCTCTGGCTGGCGCTATTTTTGGCATGGAAGTTTTGGCGATCGGGCGGCTTCGGTACGATGCAATAATGCCCTGTATGGTCGCTGCAATAGCGGCTGACCAGGCAGGTTTGCTTTGGGGCGTGCGGCATACCCATTACGTGATTCCCCATGTCCCCGACTTAACATTATGGAGTTTTGCCGCGATGATAATCGCGGGTGCGTTATTTGGCGTCACCGGCAAGGTGTTCGCCGACTCGACTCACAGGTTGAGCCGGTTTATGAAAAAAACAATCGCCTACGCTCCGCTTCGACCGATGCTGGGCAGCATTCCTGTTATTGCCGGGGTTTTCCTTCTCGGCGCCGATCGATATATCGGCCTTGGAATTCCAGCCATAGTAGAGGCTTTTAAGCATCCCGTTGCGCCTTATGATTTCGCCGGAAAGATGGTCTTCACTGTGGTATCTCTCGGCAGCGGCTTCAAAGGCGGAGAAGTAACGCCGCTCTTTTACATCGGGGCTACCCTGGGCAACGCGCTTGCCCCTTTGCTCCGGATGCCGTTGCCGCTCTTGGCCGGTATCGGTTTCGTCGCGGTTTTTGCAGGCGCGGCCAACACGCCCATAGCCTCTACCCTTATGGCTATGGAACTCTTTGGCGCGGAAGTCGGCATATTTGCGGCCATCGCATGCGTGGTGAGTTACCTCTTCTCGGGCCATACGGGAATTTATCATGCCCAGAGGGTAGGCCAGGCCAAGCACAGCAAGGCTCCGGAAGAGTCCCGGTCAGATGAATTGTCACCAAATCCAAGGGTTTACCGGTAG
- a CDS encoding PilZ domain-containing protein: MSAPVRRFPRIRTDLKAKVFEVDNFEDCATATVYELGQGGCLIISDFFLGEGRVALIEAVLPKGTIRVVAKVLYEYVWQNRPMIGFAFEFDGEAPPLALLDYIREQLPHSATYVGGHS, encoded by the coding sequence GTGAGCGCACCTGTAAGGCGTTTTCCGAGAATCCGCACCGATCTGAAAGCGAAGGTCTTCGAGGTGGATAATTTCGAGGACTGCGCAACGGCTACGGTGTACGAACTCGGCCAGGGCGGATGTCTTATCATCAGCGATTTTTTTCTGGGCGAGGGGAGGGTTGCGCTAATCGAGGCGGTGCTTCCAAAAGGTACGATTCGCGTCGTCGCCAAGGTATTGTACGAATACGTCTGGCAGAACCGCCCGATGATAGGCTTCGCCTTTGAATTCGACGGCGAGGCCCCTCCTCTGGCCCTGCTGGATTACATAAGAGAGCAGTTGCCCCATTCGGCGACCTACGTCGGGGGGCACTCGTAA
- a CDS encoding undecaprenyl-diphosphate phosphatase has protein sequence MDLILLVKALLMGLVEGVTEFLPISSTGHLIIAGDLLDFLRKEQRDVFEIFIQLGAIMAVCWEYRQKLAHTLASVGSEARARRFVFNVAIAFVPAGVLALLLGKLIKTRLFFPAPVATAFFVGGLVILWAEHRKHTVNVWEVDDMSWKDALKVGFAQCFALIPGTSRSGSTIIGGLLFGLSRKAATEFSFFLAIPTLTSAALYDLYKHRAAFDAGAMGLMSVGLVVSFFSALFAVRGLIRYISRHDFCAFAWYRMAFGAVVLLTAYFGVVKWSN, from the coding sequence GTGGACTTGATCTTGCTCGTAAAGGCCCTGCTGATGGGGCTGGTGGAAGGCGTTACAGAGTTTTTGCCGATATCCAGCACGGGGCACCTGATAATCGCCGGAGACCTTCTCGATTTCCTCCGGAAAGAGCAGAGGGACGTCTTCGAGATCTTCATACAGCTCGGCGCAATCATGGCGGTGTGCTGGGAGTACCGCCAAAAGCTTGCTCACACGTTGGCGAGCGTTGGCAGCGAGGCCAGGGCGCGGCGCTTTGTTTTCAACGTCGCCATCGCCTTCGTTCCGGCGGGAGTCCTCGCGCTGCTGCTGGGAAAGTTAATAAAAACCCGCCTCTTCTTCCCGGCTCCCGTGGCGACGGCTTTTTTCGTCGGCGGGCTCGTCATCCTCTGGGCCGAACACCGCAAACATACCGTGAACGTCTGGGAAGTCGACGACATGAGCTGGAAAGACGCGCTGAAAGTGGGGTTCGCCCAATGTTTCGCGCTCATTCCGGGCACCTCCCGCTCCGGTTCCACGATAATCGGCGGCCTTCTCTTCGGCCTCTCACGCAAGGCGGCCACGGAGTTCTCCTTTTTTCTCGCCATTCCGACCCTCACCTCTGCCGCCCTTTACGACCTCTACAAGCACAGAGCAGCCTTTGACGCCGGGGCAATGGGCCTCATGTCAGTTGGGCTGGTGGTCTCTTTCTTCAGCGCCCTCTTCGCGGTGAGGGGACTTATCCGCTATATCTCAAGGCACGACTTCTGCGCCTTCGCCTGGTACCGCATGGCTTTCGGCGCAGTAGTTCTTCTGACCGCGTATTTCGGCGTTGTGAAATGGTCGAACTGA
- a CDS encoding transporter: MKTIAIFIVFSALWASAAFGAHPLITDDTGTQGKGKYQAEMNSQFDTEKETSDGVGFKETAGEAAAVVSAGVSESADIVLGVPFAWSRAEEDGVVSEESGLSDISLELKWRFYEKDGLSLALKPAIVLPTGDEAKGLGNGSVSYGVTFITTKSSGPWEFHFNLGYAHNEYELAKDEAANRKGIWHISFAPVLDVAEGLKAVANIGMESNPDNASDTHPAFILGGLIYSVSDDLDIDVGIKAGLNKPETDTTILAGMAFRF, from the coding sequence ATGAAAACGATCGCGATATTTATTGTGTTTTCCGCCCTGTGGGCAAGCGCGGCATTTGGCGCGCACCCGCTCATAACCGACGACACAGGCACCCAGGGAAAGGGAAAGTATCAGGCGGAGATGAACAGTCAATTCGACACGGAGAAGGAGACATCCGACGGAGTCGGGTTCAAAGAGACGGCTGGAGAGGCTGCTGCTGTAGTCTCGGCGGGCGTCTCCGAAAGCGCCGACATAGTCCTTGGCGTCCCCTTCGCGTGGAGCAGGGCCGAGGAGGACGGCGTGGTCTCGGAAGAATCCGGCCTCTCTGACATCTCCCTTGAGCTAAAGTGGAGGTTTTATGAAAAGGACGGCCTGAGTCTCGCCCTAAAGCCTGCAATCGTACTGCCCACGGGCGATGAGGCGAAGGGACTCGGAAACGGCAGTGTCTCCTACGGTGTTACATTCATAACGACAAAGTCGTCCGGCCCGTGGGAATTCCATTTCAATCTGGGGTATGCGCATAACGAGTACGAGCTTGCAAAAGACGAAGCCGCCAACAGAAAGGGCATATGGCATATATCTTTTGCTCCCGTCCTTGATGTCGCGGAAGGGCTGAAGGCTGTTGCGAATATCGGCATGGAGAGCAACCCGGATAATGCATCCGACACCCATCCGGCATTTATTCTCGGCGGATTGATATATTCCGTTTCGGATGATTTGGATATCGATGTTGGAATAAAAGCAGGACTCAATAAGCCGGAAACCGACACGACAATCCTCGCGGGCATGGCATTCAGATTCTAA
- a CDS encoding 4Fe-4S binding protein produces MKKSLTSLRNFLWVFVTAIFAVDFAKILMDTSLIAGSMHQQMINTFLRSIFALFELIMACLIIYFMIKYPERRLRLLSVSFFHYTFILFLPIAFKDFTWMAVLYPWPQTLLAFDPKTSWLVSALSLFVGFVVVPLLTFRWGKKGFCGYVCPHGAFYSEAYGRLFSPPAGRLKWLRTYLPRLYFLFMAVALALIFLVPSALDPVRQTQKVAFFLASQMLYLVVGVPLVGARSYCTHCCPLGYEIGLILRYKQNDNG; encoded by the coding sequence ATGAAGAAGAGCCTGACGTCTTTAAGAAACTTTTTGTGGGTTTTCGTAACGGCGATTTTCGCGGTCGATTTCGCGAAGATACTCATGGATACCTCGCTCATCGCGGGCTCGATGCACCAACAGATGATAAACACGTTCTTAAGATCTATTTTCGCCCTTTTTGAGCTGATTATGGCGTGCCTCATCATCTACTTCATGATTAAATACCCAGAACGGCGTCTTCGACTTTTATCGGTTTCCTTCTTTCACTACACATTTATTCTGTTTCTTCCCATCGCCTTTAAGGATTTCACCTGGATGGCGGTATTGTATCCATGGCCGCAGACCCTTCTGGCCTTCGACCCCAAAACTTCCTGGCTCGTATCCGCTTTGAGCCTTTTCGTCGGCTTCGTTGTAGTGCCCCTGCTAACGTTCAGGTGGGGGAAAAAAGGCTTTTGCGGCTACGTGTGCCCACACGGAGCGTTCTATTCCGAAGCTTACGGCAGGCTTTTCTCTCCGCCAGCCGGGAGACTGAAATGGCTGAGGACATATTTGCCACGGCTCTATTTTCTGTTTATGGCGGTTGCGCTGGCTTTGATCTTCCTCGTCCCATCCGCCCTCGATCCGGTTCGCCAAACGCAGAAAGTGGCGTTTTTTCTGGCGTCACAGATGTTGTACCTGGTCGTAGGAGTGCCGTTGGTCGGCGCCCGCTCTTACTGCACCCACTGTTGTCCGTTGGGCTACGAAATCGGGCTGATCCTCAGATACAAACAAAACGACAACGGATAA
- a CDS encoding TetR/AcrR family transcriptional regulator: MSQIIGTLFLRTTLQPIVLILLFSDMMSDKTFSLRLIPGIHSSWSFQMSIVTPKQKKEKMRMRIIRTAGELFEKKGFGKTSVGEIAKELGVGRTTIYDYFSDKNEMLALHFETVMEDYLVKALGLLAENRPLQEKLTAFAALQIEYSIYHQRLQQFFRAISKTSSGGTRKVIARLRERHTEIYRAMNDVIKAAVKEREIVDLPVELLVQLIINATAFPLKSAGDPAQTARQVISIFWTGISANRS; this comes from the coding sequence TTGTCTCAGATTATTGGGACTTTGTTTTTACGTACTACTTTACAACCTATCGTTTTAATATTATTATTTTCCGACATGATGTCGGATAAAACTTTTTCCCTCCGTCTAATCCCTGGCATCCACTCCTCATGGAGCTTCCAAATGAGCATAGTCACACCCAAGCAGAAAAAAGAAAAGATGAGGATGAGAATTATCCGTACAGCGGGTGAACTTTTCGAGAAAAAAGGATTCGGCAAAACCTCCGTGGGAGAAATAGCGAAGGAACTCGGAGTTGGCAGGACCACGATCTACGACTATTTCTCGGACAAAAACGAGATGCTGGCCCTTCATTTTGAAACTGTTATGGAAGATTACCTGGTGAAGGCGTTGGGCTTGCTAGCGGAAAACAGACCACTACAAGAGAAACTGACCGCTTTCGCGGCGTTGCAGATCGAGTACTCCATATATCATCAGCGCCTCCAGCAATTTTTCAGAGCTATATCAAAAACCTCGTCGGGCGGAACCCGCAAAGTAATCGCGAGGTTGCGAGAACGACACACGGAAATTTACAGAGCTATGAACGATGTAATAAAAGCGGCTGTCAAAGAAAGAGAGATAGTTGATTTGCCCGTGGAATTGCTCGTTCAGCTGATTATCAATGCGACTGCCTTCCCGCTTAAAAGCGCAGGTGACCCCGCACAAACCGCCCGGCAGGTGATTTCCATCTTCTGGACCGGAATCTCAGCAAACAGGTCATAG
- a CDS encoding PilZ domain-containing protein — protein MCAQRSDKRHLPRANVEWEVLLGELCYPVLRARGWAQEVNPRGCKVLSDETIDKGEAVRILMAAGSKLMHVKGRVIHASCLGDGEFELGVSFEGMSDRNIAIIGKYTSKDC, from the coding sequence ATGTGTGCCCAGAGAAGCGACAAAAGACATCTTCCCAGAGCTAACGTCGAGTGGGAGGTTCTCCTCGGCGAACTTTGCTATCCCGTTTTGCGCGCCAGAGGTTGGGCTCAGGAGGTCAATCCCCGCGGCTGCAAGGTCTTGTCGGACGAAACCATCGACAAGGGAGAGGCCGTGCGGATTCTTATGGCGGCGGGAAGCAAGCTCATGCACGTAAAGGGCAGGGTCATCCATGCGAGCTGCCTCGGCGACGGAGAATTCGAGCTCGGCGTCTCCTTTGAAGGAATGAGCGACAGAAATATCGCAATAATCGGGAAGTATACTTCAAAAGACTGCTAG
- a CDS encoding TIGR01212 family radical SAM protein produces the protein MPDRNKNYPSLSDHWRELFGEKVWRVSVDAGFSCPNRENGGEGCAFCDPASFSPSAGDKRSVGEQIRSGVERLRGRGIGKVAVYFQPRTNTWGPLAKLREVWDEAASVPEAVALCVGTRPDAVGDEVLDLLAGYSSRFGEIWLELGLQSSNAGTLDLLGRGHSPEAFSDACSRARARGLKVCAHVILGLPGEGREEERETARFIAASGVEGVKLHQLAVVRGTRIEKMWQNGEVRTLSEEEYAKKAVSFIKLLPGNTILHRLCGDTAPGSLIAPVFRKAEVERLIRKEL, from the coding sequence ATGCCAGATCGGAATAAAAATTATCCATCCCTTTCGGACCACTGGAGAGAGCTTTTCGGCGAAAAGGTCTGGAGGGTTTCGGTGGACGCCGGTTTTTCCTGCCCCAACAGGGAAAACGGAGGGGAGGGGTGCGCCTTTTGCGATCCGGCCTCCTTCTCCCCCTCCGCCGGAGATAAAAGAAGCGTCGGGGAGCAGATACGTAGCGGGGTAGAAAGGCTGAGAGGCCGCGGAATCGGAAAGGTCGCCGTCTATTTCCAGCCCCGCACCAACACCTGGGGGCCTCTGGCGAAGCTGAGGGAGGTCTGGGACGAAGCCGCTTCGGTACCCGAAGCAGTAGCGCTTTGCGTGGGGACGAGGCCGGACGCCGTGGGGGACGAGGTTCTGGACCTCCTTGCCGGTTATTCTTCCCGATTCGGTGAAATATGGCTGGAACTCGGTCTCCAGTCCTCCAACGCCGGGACTCTTGACCTGCTCGGCCGGGGCCACTCCCCCGAGGCTTTTTCCGACGCCTGTAGCCGGGCGCGGGCGAGGGGGCTGAAGGTATGCGCGCACGTCATTCTCGGTCTTCCGGGGGAGGGGCGCGAAGAGGAAAGGGAGACCGCGAGGTTCATCGCCGCTTCGGGGGTAGAGGGGGTAAAACTTCACCAGCTTGCGGTGGTGCGCGGAACAAGAATCGAAAAGATGTGGCAAAACGGAGAGGTGAGGACTCTTTCCGAAGAAGAGTACGCGAAGAAGGCGGTTTCGTTCATAAAACTTCTGCCCGGGAACACGATTTTGCACCGGCTCTGCGGAGACACCGCCCCGGGGAGCCTGATCGCGCCGGTTTTCCGCAAGGCGGAGGTTGAAAGGCTGATACGGAAGGAATTATAA
- the murB gene encoding UDP-N-acetylmuramate dehydrogenase: MALLKDSVTSLIASQVPLASHTTMKVGGPARHFAVAENREELIALLGWAKERGQPVFILGAGSNVIIADEGFPGLVLLLGRAFRNVTVEEEDRRVVSGAASPMPLLGRAGVERGWGDFVFLCGIPGVIGAGVRMNAGTGGGELSHIFEWAEIITSDGKMKRLSREELTFGYRASSLKEMKGAVVMRVCLRSDEEPLPPAKTLALAREELEKRLLRQPENHRNCGSVFKNPPGLSAGKLIEEAGLKGARVGDAEVSREHANWIVNRGNATGSDIRALIERIQEEVYKASGVNLQREVVLIPEDILDG; the protein is encoded by the coding sequence ATGGCGCTTTTAAAAGACAGCGTTACCTCTTTAATAGCGAGCCAAGTTCCCTTGGCGAGCCACACCACCATGAAGGTTGGCGGCCCGGCGCGCCACTTCGCCGTGGCGGAAAACCGCGAGGAGCTTATCGCCCTCCTCGGTTGGGCGAAAGAGCGTGGGCAGCCGGTCTTCATCCTCGGCGCGGGCTCTAACGTGATTATCGCCGACGAGGGATTCCCCGGCCTCGTCCTTCTTCTCGGGCGGGCCTTCCGGAACGTGACGGTTGAGGAAGAGGACAGAAGGGTGGTGTCCGGGGCGGCCTCCCCGATGCCGCTCCTCGGCAGGGCGGGCGTCGAGCGGGGGTGGGGCGATTTTGTCTTCCTCTGCGGCATCCCCGGCGTAATCGGCGCGGGGGTCAGGATGAACGCGGGGACTGGCGGCGGGGAGCTGTCTCACATCTTTGAGTGGGCGGAGATTATAACCTCTGACGGAAAGATGAAAAGGCTCTCGCGCGAGGAACTGACCTTCGGCTACCGCGCCTCTTCGCTCAAAGAGATGAAGGGGGCGGTGGTGATGCGGGTATGCCTGAGGAGCGACGAGGAACCCCTCCCTCCGGCAAAAACCCTCGCCCTGGCGAGGGAAGAACTCGAAAAAAGGCTCCTTCGCCAGCCGGAGAACCACAGGAACTGCGGCTCCGTCTTTAAAAACCCCCCCGGTCTTTCAGCGGGGAAACTCATCGAGGAGGCGGGGCTCAAGGGAGCGAGGGTGGGAGACGCCGAAGTCTCCCGGGAGCACGCCAACTGGATAGTGAACAGGGGCAACGCCACCGGCTCTGATATCCGCGCCCTCATCGAGCGCATTCAGGAAGAGGTTTACAAGGCGAGCGGGGTAAACCTTCAAAGGGAGGTTGTATTAATTCCGGAAGATATTCTCGACGGGTAA